In Coturnix japonica isolate 7356 chromosome 7, Coturnix japonica 2.1, whole genome shotgun sequence, one DNA window encodes the following:
- the SP3 gene encoding transcription factor Sp3 isoform X2, with amino-acid sequence MTAPEQPVKQEEMAALDVDSSGHGEYLQHGNGNASASAAAAAPQDAQPSPLALLAATCSKIGPPSPEEDEAAAAAAASHSAGATGDLTSVQLAGTPSRWEVLSAAPTTIKDEAGSDSSNGTVSNVQYQVIPQIQTADGQQVQLGFAASSDNSSINQETGQIQIIPGSNQTIIASGSPSSNIQNILSQSGQVQVQGVAIGGSSFPGQAQVVANVPLGLPGNITFVPINSVDLDSLGLGSGSQTMTAGINADGHLINTGQAMDSSDTSERTGEQVSPEITETATDNDLFVPTSSSSQLPVTIDSSSILEQNANNLTTTSGQVHSSDLQGNYIQTSVSDDTQAQNIQVSTAQPIVQHIQLQESQQPTSQAQIVQGITQQTIHGVQASQSISPQTLQNLQLQLNPGTFLIQAQTVTPSGQITWQTFQVQGVQNLQNLQIQNAPGQQITLTPVQTLTLGQVAAGGALTSTPVSLSTAQLPNLQTVTVNSIDSAGIQLHQGENAGSPADIRIKEEEPDPEEWQLSGDSTLNTNDLTHLRVQVVDEEGDQPHQEGKRLRRVACTCPNCKEGGGRGSNLGKKKQHICHIPGCGKVYGKTSHLRAHLRWHSGERPFVCNWMFCGKRFTRSDELQRHRRTHTGEKKFVCPECSKRFMRSDHLAKHIKTHQNKKGIHSSSTVLASVEATSDDTLITAGGTTLILANIQQGSVSGIGTVNTSGTSNQDILTNTEIPLQLVTVSGNETME; translated from the exons ATGACCG CTCCCGAGCAGCCCgtgaaacaagaggaaatggctgcCTTGGACGTGGACAGCAGCGGCCACGGCGAGTACCTGCAACACGGCAACGGCAACGCCTCGGCCTCCGCCGCGGCGGCCGCCCCCCAG GACGCGCAGCCGTCACCGCTCGCTCTGCTGGCGGCCACCTGCAGCAAGATCGGCCCGCCGTCGCCGGAGGAGGATgaggccgccgccgccgccgccgcctctcACTCTGCCGGAGCG acAGGGGATTTGACTTCTGTGCAATTAGCAGGAACTCCAAGTAGATGGGAGGTCTTGTCTGCAGCTCCTACCACTATAAAGGATGAAGCTG GATCAGATTCGTCGAATGGTACAGTGTCTAACGTTCAATACCAAGTAATACCCCAGATCCAGACAGCGGATGGTCAGCAAGTTCAACTGGGCTTTGCAGCCTCTTCTGATAATAGCAGTATAAATCAAGAAACCGGTCAAATTCAGATCATTCCTGGCTCTAATCAAACCATCATTGCCTCTGGATCGCCTTCAAGTAATATTCAGAATATCTTATCGCAGTCTGGTCAAGTCCAGGTTCAGGGAGTTGCAATTGGTGGTTCGTCTTTTCCTGGCCAAGCGCAAGTAGTTGCTAACGTCCCTCTTGGACTGCcaggaaatattacttttgtACCCATCAATAGCGTTGATCTAGATTCTCTGGGACTTGGCAGTGGTTCTCAAACCATGACTGCAGGCATTAATGCAGATGGGCACTTGATAAATACTGGACAGGCCATGGATAGTTCAGATACTTCTGAAAGGACTGGTGAGCAAGTTTCTCCAGAAATTACAGAAACTGCCACTGATAATGACTTATTTGTGCCAACATCATCTTCATCGCAATTGCCCGTTACCATAGACAGTTCAAGTATATTggaacaaaatgcaaacaaccTGACCACAACTAGTGGTCAAGTTCACAGTTCTGATCTTCAGGGAAATTATATTCAGACATCAGTCTCTGATGATACGCAGGCTCAGAATATTCAGGTCTCCACAGCGCAGCCAATTGTACAACACATACAGCTTCAAGAGTCTCAGCAGCCAACCAGTCAAGCCCAGATTGTACAAGGTATCACGCAACAGACAATCCACGGTGTGCAAGCAAGTCAGAGTATATCTCCGCAAACTCTTCAGAATCTTCAACTGCAGCTGAATCCCGGGACTTTTTTAATTCAGGCACAAACAGTGACCCCTTCTGGGCAGATAACCTGGCAGACATTTCAAGTGCAAGGAGTTCAGAATTTGCAGAACCTGCAAATTCAGAATGCACCTGGTCAACAAATAACTCTAACCCCTGTGCAGACTCTCACTCTTGGTCAAGTTGCAGCAGGTGGGGCACTGACATCAACTCCAGTTAGTCTAAGCACTGCTCAGTTGCCAAATCTACAGACAGTTACAGTAAACTCTATAGATTCTGCTGGTATTCAGCTTCATCAAGGAGAAAATGCTGGCAGTCCTgcag ATATTAGGATTAAAGAAGAGGAGCCTGATCCAGAAGAGTGGCAGCTCAGTGGTGATTCTACACTGAATACCAATGATCTAACACATTTGAGAGTACAGGTAGTAGATGAGGAAGGGGACCAACCACATCAAGAGGGAAAAAGACTGCGACGAGTTGCTTGCACATGTCCCAACTGCAAAGAAGGTGGTGGAAG aggtTCCAActtgggaaaaaagaagcaacacaTTTGTCACATACCAGGCTGTGGCAAAGTATATGGGAAGACTTCACATCTGAGAGCTCATCTCCGCTGGCATTCTGGAGAGCGTCCATTTGTTTGTAATTGGATGTTCTGTGGCAAAAGGTTCACACGCAGCGATGAGCTTCAGCGACACCGAAGGACGCACACAG GTGAGAAGAAATTTGTCTGTCCGGAATGTTCTAAACGCTTTATGAGAAGTGACCACCTTGccaaacacattaaaacacaCCAGAATAAGAAAGGCATTCACTCTAGCAGTACAGTGCTGGCATCAGTAGAAGCAACATCTGATGATACTTTGATTACTGCAGGAGGAACAACACTTATCCTTGCAAATATTCAACAAGGTTCTGTTTCAGGAATAGGAACTGTTAATACATCTGGCACCAGCAATCAAGATATTCTTACCAACACTGAAATACCTTTACAGCTTGTCACAGTTTCGGGAAACGAGACAATGGAGTAA
- the SP3 gene encoding transcription factor Sp3 isoform X4, with protein sequence MTAPEQPVKQEEMAALDVDSSGHGEYLQHGNGNASASAAAAAPQTGDLTSVQLAGTPSRWEVLSAAPTTIKDEAGSDSSNGTVSNVQYQVIPQIQTADGQQVQLGFAASSDNSSINQETGQIQIIPGSNQTIIASGSPSSNIQNILSQSGQVQVQGVAIGGSSFPGQAQVVANVPLGLPGNITFVPINSVDLDSLGLGSGSQTMTAGINADGHLINTGQAMDSSDTSERTGEQVSPEITETATDNDLFVPTSSSSQLPVTIDSSSILEQNANNLTTTSGQVHSSDLQGNYIQTSVSDDTQAQNIQVSTAQPIVQHIQLQESQQPTSQAQIVQGITQQTIHGVQASQSISPQTLQNLQLQLNPGTFLIQAQTVTPSGQITWQTFQVQGVQNLQNLQIQNAPGQQITLTPVQTLTLGQVAAGGALTSTPVSLSTAQLPNLQTVTVNSIDSAGIQLHQGENAGSPADIRIKEEEPDPEEWQLSGDSTLNTNDLTHLRVQVVDEEGDQPHQEGKRLRRVACTCPNCKEGGGRGSNLGKKKQHICHIPGCGKVYGKTSHLRAHLRWHSGERPFVCNWMFCGKRFTRSDELQRHRRTHTGEKKFVCPECSKRFMRSDHLAKHIKTHQNKKGIHSSSTVLASVEATSDDTLITAGGTTLILANIQQGSVSGIGTVNTSGTSNQDILTNTEIPLQLVTVSGNETME encoded by the exons ATGACCG CTCCCGAGCAGCCCgtgaaacaagaggaaatggctgcCTTGGACGTGGACAGCAGCGGCCACGGCGAGTACCTGCAACACGGCAACGGCAACGCCTCGGCCTCCGCCGCGGCGGCCGCCCCCCAG acAGGGGATTTGACTTCTGTGCAATTAGCAGGAACTCCAAGTAGATGGGAGGTCTTGTCTGCAGCTCCTACCACTATAAAGGATGAAGCTG GATCAGATTCGTCGAATGGTACAGTGTCTAACGTTCAATACCAAGTAATACCCCAGATCCAGACAGCGGATGGTCAGCAAGTTCAACTGGGCTTTGCAGCCTCTTCTGATAATAGCAGTATAAATCAAGAAACCGGTCAAATTCAGATCATTCCTGGCTCTAATCAAACCATCATTGCCTCTGGATCGCCTTCAAGTAATATTCAGAATATCTTATCGCAGTCTGGTCAAGTCCAGGTTCAGGGAGTTGCAATTGGTGGTTCGTCTTTTCCTGGCCAAGCGCAAGTAGTTGCTAACGTCCCTCTTGGACTGCcaggaaatattacttttgtACCCATCAATAGCGTTGATCTAGATTCTCTGGGACTTGGCAGTGGTTCTCAAACCATGACTGCAGGCATTAATGCAGATGGGCACTTGATAAATACTGGACAGGCCATGGATAGTTCAGATACTTCTGAAAGGACTGGTGAGCAAGTTTCTCCAGAAATTACAGAAACTGCCACTGATAATGACTTATTTGTGCCAACATCATCTTCATCGCAATTGCCCGTTACCATAGACAGTTCAAGTATATTggaacaaaatgcaaacaaccTGACCACAACTAGTGGTCAAGTTCACAGTTCTGATCTTCAGGGAAATTATATTCAGACATCAGTCTCTGATGATACGCAGGCTCAGAATATTCAGGTCTCCACAGCGCAGCCAATTGTACAACACATACAGCTTCAAGAGTCTCAGCAGCCAACCAGTCAAGCCCAGATTGTACAAGGTATCACGCAACAGACAATCCACGGTGTGCAAGCAAGTCAGAGTATATCTCCGCAAACTCTTCAGAATCTTCAACTGCAGCTGAATCCCGGGACTTTTTTAATTCAGGCACAAACAGTGACCCCTTCTGGGCAGATAACCTGGCAGACATTTCAAGTGCAAGGAGTTCAGAATTTGCAGAACCTGCAAATTCAGAATGCACCTGGTCAACAAATAACTCTAACCCCTGTGCAGACTCTCACTCTTGGTCAAGTTGCAGCAGGTGGGGCACTGACATCAACTCCAGTTAGTCTAAGCACTGCTCAGTTGCCAAATCTACAGACAGTTACAGTAAACTCTATAGATTCTGCTGGTATTCAGCTTCATCAAGGAGAAAATGCTGGCAGTCCTgcag ATATTAGGATTAAAGAAGAGGAGCCTGATCCAGAAGAGTGGCAGCTCAGTGGTGATTCTACACTGAATACCAATGATCTAACACATTTGAGAGTACAGGTAGTAGATGAGGAAGGGGACCAACCACATCAAGAGGGAAAAAGACTGCGACGAGTTGCTTGCACATGTCCCAACTGCAAAGAAGGTGGTGGAAG aggtTCCAActtgggaaaaaagaagcaacacaTTTGTCACATACCAGGCTGTGGCAAAGTATATGGGAAGACTTCACATCTGAGAGCTCATCTCCGCTGGCATTCTGGAGAGCGTCCATTTGTTTGTAATTGGATGTTCTGTGGCAAAAGGTTCACACGCAGCGATGAGCTTCAGCGACACCGAAGGACGCACACAG GTGAGAAGAAATTTGTCTGTCCGGAATGTTCTAAACGCTTTATGAGAAGTGACCACCTTGccaaacacattaaaacacaCCAGAATAAGAAAGGCATTCACTCTAGCAGTACAGTGCTGGCATCAGTAGAAGCAACATCTGATGATACTTTGATTACTGCAGGAGGAACAACACTTATCCTTGCAAATATTCAACAAGGTTCTGTTTCAGGAATAGGAACTGTTAATACATCTGGCACCAGCAATCAAGATATTCTTACCAACACTGAAATACCTTTACAGCTTGTCACAGTTTCGGGAAACGAGACAATGGAGTAA
- the SP3 gene encoding transcription factor Sp3 isoform X1 has product MTAPEQPVKQEEMAALDVDSSGHGEYLQHGNGNASASAAAAAPQDAQPSPLALLAATCSKIGPPSPEEDEAAAAAAASHSAGATGDLTSVQLAGTPSRWEVLSAAPTTIKDEAGNIVQIPGAATVTSSGQYVLPIQSLQNQQIFSVAPGSDSSNGTVSNVQYQVIPQIQTADGQQVQLGFAASSDNSSINQETGQIQIIPGSNQTIIASGSPSSNIQNILSQSGQVQVQGVAIGGSSFPGQAQVVANVPLGLPGNITFVPINSVDLDSLGLGSGSQTMTAGINADGHLINTGQAMDSSDTSERTGEQVSPEITETATDNDLFVPTSSSSQLPVTIDSSSILEQNANNLTTTSGQVHSSDLQGNYIQTSVSDDTQAQNIQVSTAQPIVQHIQLQESQQPTSQAQIVQGITQQTIHGVQASQSISPQTLQNLQLQLNPGTFLIQAQTVTPSGQITWQTFQVQGVQNLQNLQIQNAPGQQITLTPVQTLTLGQVAAGGALTSTPVSLSTAQLPNLQTVTVNSIDSAGIQLHQGENAGSPADIRIKEEEPDPEEWQLSGDSTLNTNDLTHLRVQVVDEEGDQPHQEGKRLRRVACTCPNCKEGGGRGSNLGKKKQHICHIPGCGKVYGKTSHLRAHLRWHSGERPFVCNWMFCGKRFTRSDELQRHRRTHTGEKKFVCPECSKRFMRSDHLAKHIKTHQNKKGIHSSSTVLASVEATSDDTLITAGGTTLILANIQQGSVSGIGTVNTSGTSNQDILTNTEIPLQLVTVSGNETME; this is encoded by the exons ATGACCG CTCCCGAGCAGCCCgtgaaacaagaggaaatggctgcCTTGGACGTGGACAGCAGCGGCCACGGCGAGTACCTGCAACACGGCAACGGCAACGCCTCGGCCTCCGCCGCGGCGGCCGCCCCCCAG GACGCGCAGCCGTCACCGCTCGCTCTGCTGGCGGCCACCTGCAGCAAGATCGGCCCGCCGTCGCCGGAGGAGGATgaggccgccgccgccgccgccgcctctcACTCTGCCGGAGCG acAGGGGATTTGACTTCTGTGCAATTAGCAGGAACTCCAAGTAGATGGGAGGTCTTGTCTGCAGCTCCTACCACTATAAAGGATGAAGCTGGTAATATAGTACAGATTCCAGGTGCTGCCACAGTAACTTCAAGTGGGCAGTATGTCCTTCCTATTCAGAGTTTGCAAAATCAACAAATCTTTTCTGTTGCACCAGGATCAGATTCGTCGAATGGTACAGTGTCTAACGTTCAATACCAAGTAATACCCCAGATCCAGACAGCGGATGGTCAGCAAGTTCAACTGGGCTTTGCAGCCTCTTCTGATAATAGCAGTATAAATCAAGAAACCGGTCAAATTCAGATCATTCCTGGCTCTAATCAAACCATCATTGCCTCTGGATCGCCTTCAAGTAATATTCAGAATATCTTATCGCAGTCTGGTCAAGTCCAGGTTCAGGGAGTTGCAATTGGTGGTTCGTCTTTTCCTGGCCAAGCGCAAGTAGTTGCTAACGTCCCTCTTGGACTGCcaggaaatattacttttgtACCCATCAATAGCGTTGATCTAGATTCTCTGGGACTTGGCAGTGGTTCTCAAACCATGACTGCAGGCATTAATGCAGATGGGCACTTGATAAATACTGGACAGGCCATGGATAGTTCAGATACTTCTGAAAGGACTGGTGAGCAAGTTTCTCCAGAAATTACAGAAACTGCCACTGATAATGACTTATTTGTGCCAACATCATCTTCATCGCAATTGCCCGTTACCATAGACAGTTCAAGTATATTggaacaaaatgcaaacaaccTGACCACAACTAGTGGTCAAGTTCACAGTTCTGATCTTCAGGGAAATTATATTCAGACATCAGTCTCTGATGATACGCAGGCTCAGAATATTCAGGTCTCCACAGCGCAGCCAATTGTACAACACATACAGCTTCAAGAGTCTCAGCAGCCAACCAGTCAAGCCCAGATTGTACAAGGTATCACGCAACAGACAATCCACGGTGTGCAAGCAAGTCAGAGTATATCTCCGCAAACTCTTCAGAATCTTCAACTGCAGCTGAATCCCGGGACTTTTTTAATTCAGGCACAAACAGTGACCCCTTCTGGGCAGATAACCTGGCAGACATTTCAAGTGCAAGGAGTTCAGAATTTGCAGAACCTGCAAATTCAGAATGCACCTGGTCAACAAATAACTCTAACCCCTGTGCAGACTCTCACTCTTGGTCAAGTTGCAGCAGGTGGGGCACTGACATCAACTCCAGTTAGTCTAAGCACTGCTCAGTTGCCAAATCTACAGACAGTTACAGTAAACTCTATAGATTCTGCTGGTATTCAGCTTCATCAAGGAGAAAATGCTGGCAGTCCTgcag ATATTAGGATTAAAGAAGAGGAGCCTGATCCAGAAGAGTGGCAGCTCAGTGGTGATTCTACACTGAATACCAATGATCTAACACATTTGAGAGTACAGGTAGTAGATGAGGAAGGGGACCAACCACATCAAGAGGGAAAAAGACTGCGACGAGTTGCTTGCACATGTCCCAACTGCAAAGAAGGTGGTGGAAG aggtTCCAActtgggaaaaaagaagcaacacaTTTGTCACATACCAGGCTGTGGCAAAGTATATGGGAAGACTTCACATCTGAGAGCTCATCTCCGCTGGCATTCTGGAGAGCGTCCATTTGTTTGTAATTGGATGTTCTGTGGCAAAAGGTTCACACGCAGCGATGAGCTTCAGCGACACCGAAGGACGCACACAG GTGAGAAGAAATTTGTCTGTCCGGAATGTTCTAAACGCTTTATGAGAAGTGACCACCTTGccaaacacattaaaacacaCCAGAATAAGAAAGGCATTCACTCTAGCAGTACAGTGCTGGCATCAGTAGAAGCAACATCTGATGATACTTTGATTACTGCAGGAGGAACAACACTTATCCTTGCAAATATTCAACAAGGTTCTGTTTCAGGAATAGGAACTGTTAATACATCTGGCACCAGCAATCAAGATATTCTTACCAACACTGAAATACCTTTACAGCTTGTCACAGTTTCGGGAAACGAGACAATGGAGTAA
- the SP3 gene encoding transcription factor Sp3 isoform X3, which produces MTAPEQPVKQEEMAALDVDSSGHGEYLQHGNGNASASAAAAAPQTGDLTSVQLAGTPSRWEVLSAAPTTIKDEAGNIVQIPGAATVTSSGQYVLPIQSLQNQQIFSVAPGSDSSNGTVSNVQYQVIPQIQTADGQQVQLGFAASSDNSSINQETGQIQIIPGSNQTIIASGSPSSNIQNILSQSGQVQVQGVAIGGSSFPGQAQVVANVPLGLPGNITFVPINSVDLDSLGLGSGSQTMTAGINADGHLINTGQAMDSSDTSERTGEQVSPEITETATDNDLFVPTSSSSQLPVTIDSSSILEQNANNLTTTSGQVHSSDLQGNYIQTSVSDDTQAQNIQVSTAQPIVQHIQLQESQQPTSQAQIVQGITQQTIHGVQASQSISPQTLQNLQLQLNPGTFLIQAQTVTPSGQITWQTFQVQGVQNLQNLQIQNAPGQQITLTPVQTLTLGQVAAGGALTSTPVSLSTAQLPNLQTVTVNSIDSAGIQLHQGENAGSPADIRIKEEEPDPEEWQLSGDSTLNTNDLTHLRVQVVDEEGDQPHQEGKRLRRVACTCPNCKEGGGRGSNLGKKKQHICHIPGCGKVYGKTSHLRAHLRWHSGERPFVCNWMFCGKRFTRSDELQRHRRTHTGEKKFVCPECSKRFMRSDHLAKHIKTHQNKKGIHSSSTVLASVEATSDDTLITAGGTTLILANIQQGSVSGIGTVNTSGTSNQDILTNTEIPLQLVTVSGNETME; this is translated from the exons ATGACCG CTCCCGAGCAGCCCgtgaaacaagaggaaatggctgcCTTGGACGTGGACAGCAGCGGCCACGGCGAGTACCTGCAACACGGCAACGGCAACGCCTCGGCCTCCGCCGCGGCGGCCGCCCCCCAG acAGGGGATTTGACTTCTGTGCAATTAGCAGGAACTCCAAGTAGATGGGAGGTCTTGTCTGCAGCTCCTACCACTATAAAGGATGAAGCTGGTAATATAGTACAGATTCCAGGTGCTGCCACAGTAACTTCAAGTGGGCAGTATGTCCTTCCTATTCAGAGTTTGCAAAATCAACAAATCTTTTCTGTTGCACCAGGATCAGATTCGTCGAATGGTACAGTGTCTAACGTTCAATACCAAGTAATACCCCAGATCCAGACAGCGGATGGTCAGCAAGTTCAACTGGGCTTTGCAGCCTCTTCTGATAATAGCAGTATAAATCAAGAAACCGGTCAAATTCAGATCATTCCTGGCTCTAATCAAACCATCATTGCCTCTGGATCGCCTTCAAGTAATATTCAGAATATCTTATCGCAGTCTGGTCAAGTCCAGGTTCAGGGAGTTGCAATTGGTGGTTCGTCTTTTCCTGGCCAAGCGCAAGTAGTTGCTAACGTCCCTCTTGGACTGCcaggaaatattacttttgtACCCATCAATAGCGTTGATCTAGATTCTCTGGGACTTGGCAGTGGTTCTCAAACCATGACTGCAGGCATTAATGCAGATGGGCACTTGATAAATACTGGACAGGCCATGGATAGTTCAGATACTTCTGAAAGGACTGGTGAGCAAGTTTCTCCAGAAATTACAGAAACTGCCACTGATAATGACTTATTTGTGCCAACATCATCTTCATCGCAATTGCCCGTTACCATAGACAGTTCAAGTATATTggaacaaaatgcaaacaaccTGACCACAACTAGTGGTCAAGTTCACAGTTCTGATCTTCAGGGAAATTATATTCAGACATCAGTCTCTGATGATACGCAGGCTCAGAATATTCAGGTCTCCACAGCGCAGCCAATTGTACAACACATACAGCTTCAAGAGTCTCAGCAGCCAACCAGTCAAGCCCAGATTGTACAAGGTATCACGCAACAGACAATCCACGGTGTGCAAGCAAGTCAGAGTATATCTCCGCAAACTCTTCAGAATCTTCAACTGCAGCTGAATCCCGGGACTTTTTTAATTCAGGCACAAACAGTGACCCCTTCTGGGCAGATAACCTGGCAGACATTTCAAGTGCAAGGAGTTCAGAATTTGCAGAACCTGCAAATTCAGAATGCACCTGGTCAACAAATAACTCTAACCCCTGTGCAGACTCTCACTCTTGGTCAAGTTGCAGCAGGTGGGGCACTGACATCAACTCCAGTTAGTCTAAGCACTGCTCAGTTGCCAAATCTACAGACAGTTACAGTAAACTCTATAGATTCTGCTGGTATTCAGCTTCATCAAGGAGAAAATGCTGGCAGTCCTgcag ATATTAGGATTAAAGAAGAGGAGCCTGATCCAGAAGAGTGGCAGCTCAGTGGTGATTCTACACTGAATACCAATGATCTAACACATTTGAGAGTACAGGTAGTAGATGAGGAAGGGGACCAACCACATCAAGAGGGAAAAAGACTGCGACGAGTTGCTTGCACATGTCCCAACTGCAAAGAAGGTGGTGGAAG aggtTCCAActtgggaaaaaagaagcaacacaTTTGTCACATACCAGGCTGTGGCAAAGTATATGGGAAGACTTCACATCTGAGAGCTCATCTCCGCTGGCATTCTGGAGAGCGTCCATTTGTTTGTAATTGGATGTTCTGTGGCAAAAGGTTCACACGCAGCGATGAGCTTCAGCGACACCGAAGGACGCACACAG GTGAGAAGAAATTTGTCTGTCCGGAATGTTCTAAACGCTTTATGAGAAGTGACCACCTTGccaaacacattaaaacacaCCAGAATAAGAAAGGCATTCACTCTAGCAGTACAGTGCTGGCATCAGTAGAAGCAACATCTGATGATACTTTGATTACTGCAGGAGGAACAACACTTATCCTTGCAAATATTCAACAAGGTTCTGTTTCAGGAATAGGAACTGTTAATACATCTGGCACCAGCAATCAAGATATTCTTACCAACACTGAAATACCTTTACAGCTTGTCACAGTTTCGGGAAACGAGACAATGGAGTAA